GCTCGTCGATCAGACCGATGCCCGCCGTGTTGATGTAGACGCCGTCCCCGTGGCCGGCATCGACCACCTTGGTATCACCGGTGACCAACTTGACGCCTGCCGCCATCGCCGCAGTTCCCACCGCCTGGGCGACCTGTGCAAGCTCATCCAGGGAAGTGCCCTCTTCCAGAATGAACGCCGTGGAGAGCACCATCGGCCGTGCCCCGGCCATCGCCAGATCGTTGACAGTGCCGTTCACCGCCAGATCACCGATCGTGCCGCCCGGGAAGGCCAGCGGTTTGACGACGAAGGAGTCCGTCGAGAACGCCAGCCGCACATTGCCGACCTCCAGCACCGCGGAATCGCCCATTGCCGCATCGGCCGCGGGGCCGAACGCCGGCAGGAACAGGTGCTCGATGAGTTCGGCCGACATCGCCCCGCCGCCGCCGTGTCCCATCACGATGTTGGGCGAGTTCCGCAGGGGGGCGGGACAAACCCACGATTCCATGTCGATCTTGGCGCCGGTATCCGCAGGCGTATCAGGCACTCGCCACCTCCAGCCGCCGGTACAGGTAGTAGGCGGCGCACGCCCCCTCCGACGAGACCATCGTGGCCCCGAGGGGATTACGCGGGGTACACAGTGTGCCGAATGCCTCGCACTCGTGCGGCTTGATCAGGCCCTGGAGCACTTCGCCTGACCGGCATACCGGCGATTCCTCGGTGCGGATGTCGGTCACAGAGAAACGGTGCTCCGCATCGTAGTCGCGGTACGCATACGAGAGCCGCCAACCGCTGCTGGGGATCGTGCCGATGCCGCGCCATGCCCTGTCGGTCACTTCGAAGACGTCGAGGAGCATGGCTTTGGCCGCGGAATTCCCGTCGGATTGAACGGCACGCGGGTAGGCGTTCTCCAGCTCGTGGCGACCCGATTCCAGCTGTAGCACTGTGCGGCGAATTCCCTCGAGGATGTCCAGCGGCTCGAATCCTGTGACAACGATCGGAATGTTGTACTTGTCGCACAGCGGCGGATACTCCTCTGTCCCCATCACTGTGCAGACATGACCGGCCGCCAGGAACGCCTGCACCCGGCAGGTCGGGGATTCCATGATCGCCGAGATCGCCGGGGGCACGAGAACGTGGGATACCAGCAGTGAGAAGTTCTCGATGCCAAGCCGCTTGGCTTGGTAGACCGTCATCGCGTTGGCCGGCGCCGTGGTCTCGAAGCCGATTCCGAAGAACACCACCTGTTTCGCGGGGTTATCCTTCGCGATCTTCAGCGCGTCCAGCGGTGAGTAGACCACCCGCACGTCTCCTCCGCGGCTTTTGACCTGGAACAGGTCCTTTTCGCTGCCGGGCACGCGCAGCATGTCGCCGAACGAACAGAAGATCACATCGGGACGTGACGCGATCTCCAGCGCCTTGTCGATGATCTCCAACGGAGTCACGCAGACCGGGCACCCGGGGCCGTGGATCATCTCGATGGTGTCCGGCAGCAGTTGGTCGATGCCGTGCCGGATGATCGAATGTGTCTGTCCGCCACATACTTCCATGATCGACCACCGCTGACTGGTGGCAGCCTTGATCTCGTCGACGAGGCGGCGGGCGAGCTGGGGGTCGCTGAACTCATCCAGGTACTTCATGGTTTCACTCCAGAGTTTCCGTTGGGTGGTGAGTTGGGATTGTCGACGCCGGCCTGTTGGGCAGCCAGTTCGAAACCATCACTGAACTCCTCCCTGAGCACCCCGAGGTGCTCGAATTCGGCGAGTGTTCGCATCGCTGATTCCTCGTCGAGGCGCTGCAGCGCGAAACCGACATGGACGACCACGTATTGGCCGACTTCCGCATCGGGGATGTATTCCAGGCAGACGTCCTTCTTGATTCCGCCGAAGTCGACGACCGACATCAAGGTGCCGTCATGGTCGTCGATGCTGACAATTCTTCCCGGTACCGCCAAGCACATCAGCGGCCTCCCTTCCTCATGAGGCATTCCCCACCATCAGTTGGCCCAATGCGATCCCGCCGTCGTTCGGTGGCACCGAACGGTGAGTGATCACGTTGAATCCTTTGGTCTGCAGACCGCACACGGCCAGGCGTAGCAGCAGTGCGTTCTGAAAGACTCCACCCGACAGCGCGACGGTCGGCGTGTCTGGCACCGCAACGGTGGCCAGGTGAACGATCAGATCCGCCACTGCGCGGTGGAACTGCGCGCCGACCACCCCTGCGGCCACTCCGGAGCGGATGTCGGCGACGACGGCGGTAATCACCGGTGTCGGATCGATCACCGTCGGCGCTTGAGCGAGGTCGATGGCGAACTCATACGTGGCTGTGCCGCGGGCTGCGTCGCGCGACATCCCCTCCAGCTCGATGGCCGCCTGTGCCTCGTAGGCGACCACCTGGCGCACGTCGACCAACGACGCGACGGTGTCGAAGAGCCGCCCCATGCTGGACGTCGGTGCGCAACCCAGGCCGGTCTCGAGCTGGTGTGCCAGTACGCGCAGCTCGTCTGTGGGGCATGCCCGCACGGGCGCGAGGTCCTCATCCCAGGCCATTCCCGCCGCCCACAGGTGCGCCAGCGCCATCCGATACGGCCGCAGGACGCTCACGTCTCCGCCGGGCAACGGCGCATACCGCAGGTGTGAAAGCCGCCGGTATCCCTTGTAATCGGCGAGCAGCAGTTCGCCGCCCCACACGGCATTGTCGGGCCCGTAGCCGGTTCCGTCGAAGGCGAATCCGAGTACCGGCTGCGACCCGTCCAGGCCGTGTTCGGCCATGACCGAGGCGATATGAGCGTGGTGGTGCTGAACCGTCCGGACGGGCCGTCCCGCAGCGTTTCGGTGCGCCCATGCGGTTGACCGGTACAGCGGATGGGCGTCGGCGACAAGCACTTCCGGTTCGATACCGGTGAGTGCCTGCAGGTGGCCTCGTGCCGAGTCGAAGGCCGCCAACGTCGACAGGTCGTCCATGTCGCCGATGTGCTGGCTGAGCCACGCGTACTTCCCGTCTGCCACTGCCAGTGTGTTCTTGAGGTCGGCGCCGACCGCGAGGGTGGGCGGCAGCGCAACCGGCAGCGCGACGGGCAGCGGTGCGTATCCGCGGGAGCGTCTGATCGGCAATTCGACTTGGTCGACGACCCGTACGACGGAGTCGTCGCACGGAACCAGGATCTCCCGGTCGTGCATCAGCCATGCATCGGCCAACTGCGAAAGTCGTTCCAGCGCATCGCCGTCTGTGTAGCAGATCGGCTCTCCGCCAAGGTTGCCCGATGTCATCACGAGTGTGGCGGGGCTCGGTTCGTCACCGGGGAGGCCGAACAGCAGCGCATGCAGTGGTGTGTAGGCGAGCATGACGCCAAGGTCCGGATTGTGCGGGGCCACGGCGTCGGCGACCGCGGCATCCTCCCGGCGCGGCATCAGCACGATCGGCCGGTGCGCACCGGACAGCAGCCGCGCCGATCCGTCGTCGATCTCGACGATGGTACGTGCGGTCGCCATGTCGGCGACCATCACGGCGAACGGTTTGTCCCCCCGCCGCTTTCGCGTGCGCAGCTCTGCCACCGCACGCTCGTTGGCGGCATCGCAGGCGAGGTGGTATCCGCCGAGTCCCTTGACGGCAAGGATGCCGCCGTCGTTCAACAGGCGCCGCGCCTGCCGCAGCGCGCCTTCGGATTCGGCAGACCGGCCGTCGCGGGCCCGGTAGCGCAGCGCGGGCCCGCATTTCGGACAGCACACGGGTTGGGCGTGGAATCGCCGATCAGCTGGATCGTGGTATTCGGCCGCACAGTCGGCGCACATCATGAAGGGCGCCATGGTCGTGGACGCGCGGTCGTAGGGTAGCGACGCGATGATGGTGAAGCGGGGGCCGCAGTTGGTGCAGTTGACGAATGCGTGCCGGTAACGCCTGTTGGTCGGATCAGTCTGCTCGGCGGCGCACTCGGCGCACATCGCGACGTCGGGGGAGGCCAGCGTGCGGCCCGCGGCGGACCGGGTCGTATCCGCGATCGTGAAGCCGGTGCCGCCGACAACCGCGATATCGGCGGTCTCGATCGACTCGATCACGGCCAGTGGCGGCGGTCGGTCACGTAGTCGGGTGAGGAAGTCGTCGATCTGGTCGGCGCCACCCTCTACCTCGATCATGGCACCGGAACTGTCATTGCGTACGGATCCGGACAGGCCGAACGCGGCCGCGCACGCGTAGACGAACGGCCGGAACCCGACTCCTTGAACGACGCCGTGTACGCAGACACGGAGCCTGCGTCGGCCGGTCATGGGGACGCCCTGTCTATCTGGCTGGGGAATTCTCCTGGTTCAGCACCCCTGCCCATCATCTCCAGGCCGGCCATCGCGGCATCGGCACCTGCCTTGTCGGTTTTCTCGACGACGAATCCCATGTGGATGATCACCCAGTCGCCCGCGTCGAATGTCTCCTCGGGCAGCATTCCGATGTTCACTTTGCGGTTCTCGCCCGCGACATTGACCAAGGCCAGCTGACCACCGTAGCCCTCCAGCATTCGGACTACCTGTCCTGGGATCCCGAGACACATCGCTTCAGCCCTCCGCACGTGCCGGTGAGCGGACGCCAAGGTCGGCCAGCACTTCGTTGATGGCCGCGACCGCAATCGGCACCGCCGCGGCGACTGCCTCCGACAAACCCATGCCCTCATCGATGTTCTCGACTTCGCAGCCGATGACGATCGTCTTGGGTGCAGTCCCGCCCAGCGCACTGAGTGTGGCGAAGACGGCCGCCGGGTCCATGCTGTGCGCTTCGAGACCGGCTGTGGCAGAGAGGGTTTCGTGATCAGCCTCGAATATGTGGAGTGTTCCGGGTGTTCCGCGATTGGGCAGTGCATCGACGAGGACGAGCGCGTGCCACTCCTCGAGGAGATCATAGGCGAGGTGCATACCCCTGATCCCATAGTCCACCGGGTGTACATCGGCGCCTAGGCCCCGACCGACGACATGACGCATCACCTCGGGACCGAAGCCGTCGTCTCCGAGGAAGATGTTGCCGATTCCGGCGACCAGGATGCGGGCTGTCATCTGGTTGACGAACTCCCAACTACATGTTGCGTATCTTCATATACCGTCGCACGTCTGGGATGGAGCGGAGTCCGACCACCACCCCGCCGACAATGACGACGGCCACGACACCGGTTGCCAACCAACCAATTACATCCATCATGAACTCCTATCTGGACTGACTACTCTTGCGTCGATCGGTTCGACCTCGTCCGGCGTGAAGTACAGGTATCGGCCATACGAGTCGGGCATCTCGACGTCTGGATCGTCCTCCACGATGACACCGACGTACTGCTGGCCGTCGACGTCCTCATGGACGGAAGTGACGCGGGCGCTCTTGCCCGCGAAGAAGATGTCCTGCGCATCGGCGCGGCGACACGGCCGCAGGCGGACTCTGCTGCCCGCGGACACGCGCACGCCGTTCACCAGTACCGCATCGACGTCGGGGCGGACAGCGTTGTCGGCTACCGGATCCCACCAATCGACACCTTC
The sequence above is drawn from the Mycobacterium gallinarum genome and encodes:
- the hypD gene encoding hydrogenase formation protein HypD, with translation MKYLDEFSDPQLARRLVDEIKAATSQRWSIMEVCGGQTHSIIRHGIDQLLPDTIEMIHGPGCPVCVTPLEIIDKALEIASRPDVIFCSFGDMLRVPGSEKDLFQVKSRGGDVRVVYSPLDALKIAKDNPAKQVVFFGIGFETTAPANAMTVYQAKRLGIENFSLLVSHVLVPPAISAIMESPTCRVQAFLAAGHVCTVMGTEEYPPLCDKYNIPIVVTGFEPLDILEGIRRTVLQLESGRHELENAYPRAVQSDGNSAAKAMLLDVFEVTDRAWRGIGTIPSSGWRLSYAYRDYDAEHRFSVTDIRTEESPVCRSGEVLQGLIKPHECEAFGTLCTPRNPLGATMVSSEGACAAYYLYRRLEVASA
- a CDS encoding HypC/HybG/HupF family hydrogenase formation chaperone, yielding MCLAVPGRIVSIDDHDGTLMSVVDFGGIKKDVCLEYIPDAEVGQYVVVHVGFALQRLDEESAMRTLAEFEHLGVLREEFSDGFELAAQQAGVDNPNSPPNGNSGVKP
- the hypF gene encoding carbamoyltransferase HypF; this translates as MTGRRRLRVCVHGVVQGVGFRPFVYACAAAFGLSGSVRNDSSGAMIEVEGGADQIDDFLTRLRDRPPPLAVIESIETADIAVVGGTGFTIADTTRSAAGRTLASPDVAMCAECAAEQTDPTNRRYRHAFVNCTNCGPRFTIIASLPYDRASTTMAPFMMCADCAAEYHDPADRRFHAQPVCCPKCGPALRYRARDGRSAESEGALRQARRLLNDGGILAVKGLGGYHLACDAANERAVAELRTRKRRGDKPFAVMVADMATARTIVEIDDGSARLLSGAHRPIVLMPRREDAAVADAVAPHNPDLGVMLAYTPLHALLFGLPGDEPSPATLVMTSGNLGGEPICYTDGDALERLSQLADAWLMHDREILVPCDDSVVRVVDQVELPIRRSRGYAPLPVALPVALPPTLAVGADLKNTLAVADGKYAWLSQHIGDMDDLSTLAAFDSARGHLQALTGIEPEVLVADAHPLYRSTAWAHRNAAGRPVRTVQHHHAHIASVMAEHGLDGSQPVLGFAFDGTGYGPDNAVWGGELLLADYKGYRRLSHLRYAPLPGGDVSVLRPYRMALAHLWAAGMAWDEDLAPVRACPTDELRVLAHQLETGLGCAPTSSMGRLFDTVASLVDVRQVVAYEAQAAIELEGMSRDAARGTATYEFAIDLAQAPTVIDPTPVITAVVADIRSGVAAGVVGAQFHRAVADLIVHLATVAVPDTPTVALSGGVFQNALLLRLAVCGLQTKGFNVITHRSVPPNDGGIALGQLMVGNAS
- a CDS encoding HypC/HybG/HupF family hydrogenase formation chaperone, giving the protein MCLGIPGQVVRMLEGYGGQLALVNVAGENRKVNIGMLPEETFDAGDWVIIHMGFVVEKTDKAGADAAMAGLEMMGRGAEPGEFPSQIDRASP
- a CDS encoding hydrogenase maturation protease is translated as MTARILVAGIGNIFLGDDGFGPEVMRHVVGRGLGADVHPVDYGIRGMHLAYDLLEEWHALVLVDALPNRGTPGTLHIFEADHETLSATAGLEAHSMDPAAVFATLSALGGTAPKTIVIGCEVENIDEGMGLSEAVAAAVPIAVAAINEVLADLGVRSPARAEG
- a CDS encoding DUF6893 family small protein — translated: MMDVIGWLATGVVAVVIVGGVVVGLRSIPDVRRYMKIRNM